Part of the Ignavibacterium album JCM 16511 genome, CAACTCACTTTCTGCTAACTCGCGTGGAATAGCAGAACAATTTATTCTGATAAACGGACCATCTTTGCGTGGGCTGTTCTGATGTATAAACTTTGCAATCATTTCTTTGCCGGTTCCGCTTTCCCCTTCAATCAAAATAGTTGTATCAGGACTTTTGGCAAGCTTTTCAACAGCATTAACAACTTTCTGAATTTTACTGCTTTTGCCAAAATATTCTTTCGTCAGAATATCTTCTTTAACAATCTCACTCAGTCTTTCAACTTCAGCTTTAAGGTTTTTGGTAGTGATTGCTTTATCAATTGTAATCTTAAGCTGATCTATATCAATTGGTTTTAATAAGAATTCAGTTGCACCAAGCTTCATGGCTTTTACTGCAATATTAACATCAGCAAAAGCAGTAATCATTATAACAGGTATATTGAAGTATTTTGAATGGATTTGTTTGAGCAAATCAAGTCCATTCATGGTAGTAAGATAAATATCAAGAAGAATTAAATCCGGATCGAATTGCTCAATTTTGTCGAGTGCAAAATCAGCTTCGGTAGTGTACTCAGTTTCATAACCGAGTTTTATTAATATTTTTTTTAGAGACTGGCAGACGAGCTCGTCGTCATCAATGATAAGTATTTTATTTAACATTTCCATTCCTTAGTGAACTGGTGTCGAAAAATACAAAAAATTTTGTTCCTTTGCCCGGTTCACTTTCGAAATGTATTTCAGCATTGTATTGTTCTAAAAGCATTTTACAGACACCCAAACCAAGCCCGGTACCTTTTTTCTTACTGGTATAAAAGTCACTGAAGATTTTATCACCAAGTTCATAATCAATTCCGGTTCCGCTGTCTTCAATTTCCCAAACAATCTTTTGTTTATCATCAATGTTGCGTAAATAAGTTCGCACATAAATTCTGTCTGATTTATTATCAGCTTCAATGGCGTTGTTAAGGAGATTAAGAAAAACATGAAGCATTTTATCTTTATGAAAATAAATTGATGGAAGAGTCGGGCAGAGATCGGTTTCAATGTAAAGATTAAGACGACTTGCATTGACCTGGGAAATGTTAACAGCTATCTGAGTAATCTCATTCACATTGCAGATGCTCATTTCAGAGGGATGCTTTTTAGAAAAGTCAGAAAAATTTTCAACAAGGAAAATCATTCTGTTAGTTGCTTCGACACAGGATTGGATGCTATCAATTGCTTCAGGTGGTAATTCACCTTTCAGCATATTGAGAAATTCGAGATTCATCTTTATTACAGATAAAGGATTCCTTATTTCGTGAATAAGGCTTGCTGTGAATTTCCCCAAAAGGAAAAGTTTATGCGAGAAGATTTCGTCATTGTTCATACAATGACAAAAATAAATGCTTACAGTTTAAGAGTAAATATTTTTTTGCAAAAAAGTTTTAAAATGAGGAAAGATTGTAAAAAGTTTTTACAACTATTTACTATTAAGTTCTTTCAGGATACGATCTGCTACTTTATTCAGAATCTCATCGGAGTTGTAGAACCCGGATTTAATTTTTTCTCTGATAACAGATAAGTCATTAACCTTTTCACTTTTTTGATGAAGTTCTTTTGCTTCTTTTGAAATCTCAAGAGAATCTTTTTTCTGAACTTCTTTTTTTACAGACTTATTGTTTTTACTTTCATCAACAATAATAGTCTTCGGAGTTATTCCTTTTATTTCCATTTTAAAACCTCTTATAGCTTAAAATTTTTTTCTGTTTCATACACAAATCTAATTCATTTTTAACTTCTTCGGTACGATCCATCCATTTTCTCAATACATTATCGAAAGCTTCTTTAATAAGTTTAGAGGCCTGTGAAATTTTTTTCTGGTCCGCTTCTGAATACAAATAGTAGGTTCTCTCTGTTATTTCGTGCATTTCGCACATTTTTTTCTTTATTGTAGGGAACTTCTGATCGAAATTATTTCCATCCAGAGTGTTCAGCTCAGATGCGATCTTTTCTAACTCAGTAATCAAATCTTTTTTATCAAATTGTATCATTTAATTTTATCCCAAATAATTCGTAAAGAGACTTTGCGATGAAAGTAATTCAGCCAACTGCGATTGAAGTTTCTGATACTGTTTTCTTAAATTCTCAGCATTTTTATTTATCTGAGTCTGTATTCGAGTAATCGAATCATTCAGTTGTGAAAGATTTGTGTCCAATCTTGAAATTGCTTGCTGAATATATCCATTTGCACCTGAATAAGAATTGAGTTTAGAATAAAGCGTTTCAGCAAAACCATTTGTGTCATTAAAGAATAACTCAACTTCGGAAGTACGACTTAAAATTGCTGATTCAAGTTGAGAGGAATCCGAAATAGATAAACCATTATTGACATCGAAAGTAATTCCCAATTTGGAAAGAGTATTTATAACATCACTTGAAAATCCCGGTAAAGGTTGATATGCGGATGAACTTAGTAAACTGGTTAATGAAGAAGTGGTCGTATCACCAAATAAAATTCCTCTCTTGCCCGATACTGAGGATGAATTTTTTCTTAAATAAGAATAAAGTTCGTTGAATGAATTTACAAAGGATTCAATTTTTGATTTTATACTTGCTACGTCAGTTCCGACTGAAATTAGTACATCAGGATCATTTGTTGTAAAAACAGATTTAAGAGTAAAAGTAACACCATTAACAAGGTCAGAGACAGTATTTGAATCGCGCTGAATTTCAATTCCGTTAAATAAAAATTTTGCGCTTAAATCAGATTCAGCGTGAACAAATCCTGCAGTGTCTTCACCATTTTCATTCTGTACGAAAGCTTGTCTGTTTGTGCCGAGGTTAATTCCAAATTCATTTAAAAGTCCATTTGGTGCATCATCGGATAT contains:
- a CDS encoding ATP-binding protein; its protein translation is MNLEFLNMLKGELPPEAIDSIQSCVEATNRMIFLVENFSDFSKKHPSEMSICNVNEITQIAVNISQVNASRLNLYIETDLCPTLPSIYFHKDKMLHVFLNLLNNAIEADNKSDRIYVRTYLRNIDDKQKIVWEIEDSGTGIDYELGDKIFSDFYTSKKKGTGLGLGVCKMLLEQYNAEIHFESEPGKGTKFFVFFDTSSLRNGNVK
- a CDS encoding flagellar biosynthesis anti-sigma factor FlgM, with the protein product MEIKGITPKTIIVDESKNNKSVKKEVQKKDSLEISKEAKELHQKSEKVNDLSVIREKIKSGFYNSDEILNKVADRILKELNSK